TCCAAGACGGCCGGCGACGTGGCTCTCGTCCTCATCGTCACCAACGACGCCCCCGTCGACCGTGCGCGCCTGACGCAGCTCATCGAGCGCGGACCGGATGCCGGTGTCTACACGATCTTCGTCGCCCCGACCGTCGAGTCGCTGCCGGCGGCCTGCCGCACCTACCTCGACGTCACCGACGGGCTCGACAATGCTTCGGTCGGCTGGGTGCGCTCGGGGGAGCGCATCGACGACGTCACGGTCGAGGGGGTCTCCCGCGAGTACGCGGAGCACTTCGCGAAGCGCCTCGCGCCGGTCGTGGACTCCAGCTCCGTCGCCCCCGACTCCTCCGACCTGCCGCAGAGCGTGTCGCTGCTGCGGCTCGTGGGAACCGAGCGCGCCGCCGAGACCTCGGCCGTGCTCGAGCGCTGGCGGCAGAACGCGTCCATCATCGACCGTTCCCGCACGCCGCGGCCGCGCCTGAAGCGCGCGGGCACGCTGAAGGCGTACATCGGCCAAGGGAGCCCCGACGCGATGTCGCTCGACCTGCGCACGCAGGGTCCGCACGCGCTCGTCGGCGGCACGACCGGGTCCGGCAAGAGCGAGTTCCTGCAGGCGTGGGTGCTCGGCATGGCGGCCGAATACAGTCCCGACCGCGTGACGTTCCTCTTCGTCGACTACAAGGGCGGCTCCGCCTTCGCCGACTGCGTCGAACTGCCGCACTGCGTCGGGCTCGTGACCGACCTGAGCCCTCACCTCGTGCGCCGGGCACTCACGAGCTTGCGGGCCGAGCTCCACCACCGCGAGCACCTCTTCAACCGCAAGAAGGCCAAAGACCTCCTCGAGCTGGAGAAGCGCCAGGACCCCGATACCCCACCCGCGCTCGTCCTCGTGATCGACGAGTTCGCGGCGCTCGCGACCGAGGTGCCCGAGTTCGTCGACGGTGTCGTCGACATCGCCCAGCGGGGCCGCTCGCTCGGCATCCACCTGATCATGGCCACGCAGCGTCCCGCCGGCGTCATCAAGGACAACCTGCGCGCGAACACCAACCTGCGCGTGGCGCTGCGCATGGCGGATGCCTCGGACTCGAACGACGTGGTCGGCGATGTCGTGGCATCCACGTTCGATCCGTCCATCCCGGGCCGCGGCATCGCGAAGACGGGCCCCGGGCGACTCGTGCCCTTCCAGTCGGCCTACGCGGGCGGCTGGACCACGGACGACCCCGACCGCGCGCAGGTGCGGGTCGCCGAGCTGCGCTTCGGCTCGGTCACCCTGTGGGAGAACGACGACGATCGCAAGGAGAGCGACACGCACGACGAGGATCTCGGACCGAACGACCAGAAGCGACTCGTGGCGAACCTCGTCGCCGCGACCGCCGAGGCCGGCCTTCCGCAGCCCCGGCGTCCCTGGCTCGACGATCTGGCGACGACGATCGACCTGCGCGACCTTCCCCTGGAAGGCGACAGCCGCATCCCTCTCGGTCTCGCCGACATCCCGCAGCGCCAGCTCCAGGAAGCGGTCACGTTCGTTCCCGACGCCGACGGCCACCTCCTCGTGTACGGCACGAGCGGCGCGGGCAAGTCCGTTGCGCTCCGCTCCATCGGCATCGCCGCGGGTGCGCGCCCCGAAGCCGGCCGCGCCGCCGTCTACGGCATCGACTTCGGCACGGGTGCGCTGCGTTCGCTGGAGGTCATGCCGCACGTCGGGTCCGTCGTCTCCGGCGACGACGTCGAGCGGGTGCAACGACTGCTGCGCACCCTCCGCAGCATGCTCGACGACCGCGCGAAGCGGTTCTCCGAAGCGGGAGCCGCCACCCTCTCCGAATACCGCACGATCACCGGCGACCTGCAGGAGCCTCGCATCGTGCTGCTGCTCGACGGCTTCGGCGTCTTCAAGCAGGACTGGGAGACCGTCTCGGCTCGGGCCCCCTTCTACGCGATCTTCATGCGGATCCTCGGCGAGGGCAGGCCCCTCGGCATCCACGTGGTCGCCACCGCCGACCGCTACGGCGCCGTTCCCACTGCGGTGAGCGCGAACGTCACCAAGCGGGTCGTGCTGCGCATGTCCGACGAGGGGGCGTACGCCATCCTGGGCGTCGCCAAGGACGTCCTGAGCGAGCGGAGCGCACCCGGCCGCGCCATCGTCGACGGCCTGGAGACCCAGATGGCCGTCATCGGCGGCACGACCAACGTCGCGGAGCAGAACGCGGCGAGCGCCGAGTTCGCACGCGATCTCCGTGCGAGGGGAGCCGTCGAGGCGCGCAACATCGGCTCGCTCCCGACCGAGCTCGCTCCCGCCGATCTTCCCGACCGCATCGACGACCTGCCCGTGCTGGGTGTCGGTGACGACACGCTCGGCCCGAAGGGGTTCGAGCCCGTGGGCACGTTCGTCGTCGCAGGTCCGCCCCAGTCGGGGAAGACGACGGCGCTGCGGGCGATCGTCGCCGCCATGGAGCGGTTCGACCCCAAGGTCGAGCTCTTCCACATCGGCGGGCGACGGGCAGCACTCCGCGACGCGCGGGCGTGGCGCCGAGCCGCGTCGGGCATCGAAGACGTGCGGGCGCTCGCGAAGGAGCTGAAGGACGTCGTGGCCGACGAGAGCATCCCCACGCGGATCGTCATCGTCGTCGAGAACGTGACGGAGTTCGGCGACACGGATGCCGAGAGGCCGCTGAAGGAGCTCTTCCAGGCGATCAACCGGAGCGACCATCTGCTGATCGCCGACGGCGACGTCACGCAGCTCTCGAGCGGCTACGGCCTCATCGGCGAGCTCAAGGCCGGCCGTCACGGCATCGCGCTACGTCCGGAGAGCTACGACGGCGAGTCGCTGTTCAAGGTGCCGTTCCCCAAGGTGCAGCGGCACGAGTTCCCCGTCGGACGCGGTCTGTTCGTCGAGAACGGCCGCTTCGTCACGGTGCAGCTCCCGCTTGCGGACTGATCCGGCATCCGCCACGGACGCTCACCCGCGACGGGCAGTCACGGCGGCAACATCCCGGTGATTTCGGCGGGCCCGTCGCCGTCGATACGTGGTTGCGCCCCGCTGCCCGCCGGACGGCCCTCCGCGGGCTTCCTACCCTGGGTGCGCCGGGTGGTCCGGCGCGCGTGAGAGCGGGGAGATGGATCGATGGTGGATTTCAAGGCTTCGTACGGCGAGATGGAAGCGATGTCGGGGAAGCTCGACTCGGGTCGTGAGGAGATCGGTGACATTCTTCGTCGTCTGAAGAGCGATGTGGACCGGTTGCTGGGCGATGACTTCAAGACGCAGCACGCGTCGGGCAAGTTCGGTGAGGGGTACAACGAGCTGACGACCGGTCTGGAGAAGGCCATCGAGGGCATCTCGGACATGGGTGAGTCGCTGCGCAAGATGCAGCAGGCGATCAAGGACACCGACCAGGCACTCGCCGGCAACTGACGCTGAGGTACGAGCCCGAGGCCGAGGTCGCCGGGCACGAACCCACGCATGAGTGGAGAGCGTGATGGCTGGTGACGAGATCGATGTCGACCTCGACGATCTGAAGCTGATGACCGAACGGCTCGGCCACTTCGTGACCGAGTTCGAGGAGCTTGGCGGGGCGACCGACGACGTCGAGGACGCGGTGGGCCGTCCGACGGGCGACGGACGCCTGCGCGGCCGTGTCGGCGACTTCGAGTCGGGGTGGAACGGCAACCGCGAGGTCGTCCAGGAGTCGCTCGACAACGTGCACACGCACCTGTCCGACTTCATCGCCAACATCGAAGAGCTCGACCGCAACCTGGCCACCGACGAACGCTGACAGAGGATCACCCATGACTTACGGATACCTGGTCTCGCCCACGCGCCATTTCCCGCTCGAGACGATCGAAGGGAACCCCGAGACCATCTCCTCGGCCGGTCAGCGATACACGCGCATCGGCTCGCAGATGGAGTGGACCGCCGAGGAGCTCGACAAGCTCGCGGCGAGCACGAAGTACAAGGCCGAAGGGCTGGACGCCATCCGCGAGTCGGCCGGCGAGCTCGCGGGCGAGCTGCACAAGGTGGCTTCCCGCTACAGCGACACGGGCCCCGTCCTCGTCACCTACGCGAGTGCCCTGCGGAAGGCGCAGCGGACCACGGTCGACCCGCTCGTCCAGCCGATCCGAAACGCGCACGAAGCCGCGCAGGAAGCCGCCGAGGAGCTCCGCCGCGCGCAGAATGCCGCCGACGACCTCGACCACACCTGGCCGTGGGAGGACGAGCCGACCGACGCCGACCGTCGCGCGGCGGGATCCGGCGTCTCCACCGCCCGCACCGCCTCGACCACCGCCGCCGGCGCGCTCGAGGATCTCTGGCAGTCGTTCGAGACCGGATATGACGAGTGGGAGAAGGCCTACGAGGCGGCCGTCACGGGCGTGAAGAACGCGTGCGACGCCTCCGGCATCAACGACACCTGGTGGGAGGACCTCCTCGACGGCCTCGCGACGGTTGCGACCGTCATCGGCACGATCGCCGTCATCGCCGCCATCATCATCTCCGGCCCCATCGCGGGCGTGCTGCTCGCCATCGCCGCGATCGCGAGCTTCGTCGCCCTCGCCGCCCACCTGACGATGATGATCGCCGGGTCCAAGCGGGTGAGCATGAGCGACATCGTCTTCGACCTCATCGGGGTCGTGCCGTTCCTCGGCGCCTTCGGCAAGGCCCTCAAGGGCGGCCAGGGCATGCTGGGATCGTTGCGGGCGGCCTCCGGCCTCGGGGGAGCCACCCGCGGCACGCTCGGCGTCGGCCGCAACGCGATCGCCTACGACCTGCGGAGCATCGCGGGCGCCGGCGGCCGCTACGGCGGACGCGCGGCCCGCGAAGCGCGCGCCGCCGGCATCGCCGACGACTTCTTCCGCGTCGTCCAGAACAGCTGGGGCCGCAACGCGTGGAACGCCATTCGCGAGGGCGGCACGCAGCTCGACGGCCAGGCGGCCACGATGGCCGACCGTCTCGCCTCGGCGTGGCCGGGCGGCCGGGCGGGGAACGCGACGCGCAACTGGCTCTCCGGCGTCGACGGCCCCGGCGCACTGATGCAGGGCACGAACGTGTGGAACCTCGGGTACGGCGGGTACCAGTCCCTGCAGGGCGTCGGTGTGCCTCTCCCCGACATGCCGGACGTCGTCCCCAACCCGTTCGGTCGATAGGTTGACCGCCGGTCCCCCGTTCGCCCCACCGGCGTCGCCTGCCGCGACAGGATGGAAGCATGCCCGGAACTCCGATGAGCGTCGCCTACGACGCCGACCGCTGGATCCACATCCCGCTCGACTACGTCGACACCCCGTGGGCGGATGCCGGCGAATGGTCGGGCTGGCTGGCCGAGGAGGCGACCCGCGGCCGTCCCGATGCGGAGGTGCTGCGGGATGCCGTCGCCGCCGAAGCGCTCGCGATCGCGCTCTTCCCCGCGGCGCACGTGTCGCTCCGCTTCTGGCACTATCCCGCCGACGGCGCACCCACGGGGTTCGTGGATGTCTTCGTCCAGGCGCGCGATGACGACGCCACCGCGCCGGCGGACCTCCTGCCCGACCTCGGCTTCACGGTCGTCCCGCCCGTCGTCGAGCCCGTCGCGGCGGAGGGGATGCCGACGGCCGTGCGCCGCCTCAGCATCCAGGCGACCCTGCCCTCGCCCGACGCGGAGCCGATGATCGTCCCGAAGGCCGAATGGATCGGCGCCGCCGACGGCTGGGTGGTCTATGCGGTCTCGACCGACTTCGACGCGAACCAGCTCGAGAGCCGCCTCGCCGACGCGGACGCGCTCTTCGCCGCCATCGATCCCGCCGAAGCAGCCGCCCGGTGAGCGCGCCACAGGGGCGGGTGCTCGACCGTATCGACGCCCTCGTCGAGGATGCCGACTACCGCGACGCTGAATCGGCCGTCGACGATGCATGGCGGATCGCGCTCCTGGCATCCGACCCGCGCGCCGCGCGCGCTCGCGAGGACGCGCGCACCGCGGCGGTGCGAGCCGCCAACGCGCGTCGTCGGCCCGACGCGACCCCGGTGCGCAGCGCCACCACCCTGCATCGGGTTCTCTTCGTCGTCGCCTTCCTCCTCGGCGCCGCGGCCGTTGCCGTCATCGCGATCTCGCCGCGGACGGGCAGCGCCGCATTCACGCTCCAGGAGGGCGCGCTGCTCGCGGGCGCACTGGCGGTGCTGTCCGCCGGACTCCTCTTCTGGCTCGAGCCGCTGCGGGCGAACGGGTCGCTGTGGGGCGGGCATCTCCCGGCGCGCATCCACCTGTTCTTCGCCGTCCTCTGGCTGCTGTTCGCGGCATCCGTCGTCGTCCTGCGCTGGGGCGAGGTGGACCGCTACCAGCCGCTGCCGGTGATCGCCGGACTCCTCCTGTTCGCGGCGGCCGGCGTAGCCGCCCTCGTCCTCTGGCGAAGGGGCCTGCGCGCCGACCGCAGCGGCACGCAGTCGGGCGTGGGCCGGCTGACCGGGGACCTCATCGACGAGGCGGATGCCGGGGAAGTGCTGGCCGCGCTCGACGCGTGGTGGGCCGCGGTCGGCCCGGCGGCGCTCGCGTCCGACCGGGAGGGGCTGGAGCAGGCTCGCGCGGCCGTCCTCGCCAAGCTTCGCGGCACGATGTACATCACCGAGCGGGAGGAGCGCGCCGCGCTTCGCAGGACCGCGGTGCCGGAGTGGAAGGAGCGTCGACGATGAACTCGCTGCGCGAAGAGCTTGGGGGAGAGCCCGTCACTGCCGCGACGCCATATACCCTGTTGTGCCCTCCGGGTTGGCGGCGCATTCCCGCTGCCGCACTCGCGGACGACGTGACGGTCGCGCCGGTGGTCGCCCAGCTGAAGGCGTCCGGGCGACCGGATCTGGTTCTTGCCTTCCGCGCGATGCTCGTCCGTTACCGCGGCGCCGTGCGCGAGTCAGGCGCGTTCCGGGCGTACCTCGCGCCGCTGGCCGACGGCATTCCGCTCCCCGCGGTGATGCTGGTTTCCCCCTTCGTCCTGCCCGACACGACGACGTGGGAGATGGCGCTGGCTCGCCT
This genomic window from Candidatus Microbacterium phytovorans contains:
- a CDS encoding FtsK/SpoIIIE domain-containing protein: MKIKLALRREAAPPVDVIVTADATATVEDVARSLVDPARLTPSVTPTLLVAPPAGEPVQLDPTALLGDAPVGSGFDASVVPATVEAYAAGGETAAVLQILNGPEAGRVVPLSRGTTIIGRTEPAHVVLSDPQVSKRHARIEIDQEIEVIDLNSANGLLVDGGLVQRVRVLPGQVITIGATDVTFVKTETAPGADDDRVLERGGTLLFNRSPRVEKRYPGKEHRHPMIPAEADPRIFPWPMIAAPVLLGFAMFAFTGRSSSLLIIVMAPLMMLGNFIGQRTQQGKKLRQEIETFERQLDELEDAMAAEEIVERERRREEAPPTATVYEQAMRLGPLLWTRRPEHWNFLSLRLGSGTAASRNTIKEVNDQRGIAQYADQVTAVGQRFARIEDVPLIELLPSAGAIGLAGPRQPVGDVLRGLSVQLFGLHAPNEVITAAIVDPAWTPDVEWMKWLPHTTSPQSPFAEIALADSQSAGTVLLNALEEAILERLSGSPSHRGPLAVADMSMEAGKHVGERPGQTSKTAGDVALVLIVTNDAPVDRARLTQLIERGPDAGVYTIFVAPTVESLPAACRTYLDVTDGLDNASVGWVRSGERIDDVTVEGVSREYAEHFAKRLAPVVDSSSVAPDSSDLPQSVSLLRLVGTERAAETSAVLERWRQNASIIDRSRTPRPRLKRAGTLKAYIGQGSPDAMSLDLRTQGPHALVGGTTGSGKSEFLQAWVLGMAAEYSPDRVTFLFVDYKGGSAFADCVELPHCVGLVTDLSPHLVRRALTSLRAELHHREHLFNRKKAKDLLELEKRQDPDTPPALVLVIDEFAALATEVPEFVDGVVDIAQRGRSLGIHLIMATQRPAGVIKDNLRANTNLRVALRMADASDSNDVVGDVVASTFDPSIPGRGIAKTGPGRLVPFQSAYAGGWTTDDPDRAQVRVAELRFGSVTLWENDDDRKESDTHDEDLGPNDQKRLVANLVAATAEAGLPQPRRPWLDDLATTIDLRDLPLEGDSRIPLGLADIPQRQLQEAVTFVPDADGHLLVYGTSGAGKSVALRSIGIAAGARPEAGRAAVYGIDFGTGALRSLEVMPHVGSVVSGDDVERVQRLLRTLRSMLDDRAKRFSEAGAATLSEYRTITGDLQEPRIVLLLDGFGVFKQDWETVSARAPFYAIFMRILGEGRPLGIHVVATADRYGAVPTAVSANVTKRVVLRMSDEGAYAILGVAKDVLSERSAPGRAIVDGLETQMAVIGGTTNVAEQNAASAEFARDLRARGAVEARNIGSLPTELAPADLPDRIDDLPVLGVGDDTLGPKGFEPVGTFVVAGPPQSGKTTALRAIVAAMERFDPKVELFHIGGRRAALRDARAWRRAASGIEDVRALAKELKDVVADESIPTRIVIVVENVTEFGDTDAERPLKELFQAINRSDHLLIADGDVTQLSSGYGLIGELKAGRHGIALRPESYDGESLFKVPFPKVQRHEFPVGRGLFVENGRFVTVQLPLAD
- a CDS encoding WXG100 family type VII secretion target: MVDFKASYGEMEAMSGKLDSGREEIGDILRRLKSDVDRLLGDDFKTQHASGKFGEGYNELTTGLEKAIEGISDMGESLRKMQQAIKDTDQALAGN